A window of the Planctomycetota bacterium genome harbors these coding sequences:
- a CDS encoding WD40 repeat domain-containing serine/threonine protein kinase — MPDQPDPQRVQKLFEQAMDLPPDERPSFILDAVGDDEALGEEVAALVEAAEAADGEGFLQVPADRLMAKPPTEFDGFGKTEKKGQLIGRYKLLQRLGEGGMGSVWMAEQTSPVVRRVALKVIKLGMDTMAVVARFEAERQALALMDHPHIARVLDAGVTDTGRPYFVMDLVRGDPITAYADKHSLDIPARLDLFRQVCSAVQHAHQKGVIHRDLKPANVLVATEDGRPFAKVIDFGIAKAISQRLTEKTLFTAHGGMIGTLEYMSPEQADGSLDVDTRSDVYSLGVILYELLTGTTPLDHTRFAKGAIDEWQRIIREEEPPKPSTRVSTSLVTSPEIAKHRRSEPKRLGLLMRGELDWMVMKALEKDRSRRYDSAGNFADDVERHAAGDPVEAAPPSHIYQLRKLVRRHRGPVVAAASVLIALLLGLLSTSVFATHAIREGQRADEEAEVAVLRRNESIAAARAANEARNEAVERLNENKRLSYANTLSFVSASLDDFRPGDAFEWLEKTPEDVRGWEWGVLRNKAAALQADRWWTPAIEEFSTELLGVVVGIDIDTSEDGTVLAAIDDTGRLRVWDISRSPWNLKPDLETTAGEGSATTPIAMTADGSLVAVGGADGHVRLFNVVQPTSEPRHFVVSQSHVAEVRFRPNRSQIAALSVDGKLKIWDFSDHSLFFERSIKDVDRLQLAFSQGGRHVHVMFNIDNQSTGAQSWTVDSGRHIENAELSLLLDNFVIPTDLRRFRPYSKGGRRSLGTPRSPRLSIEPLQSDSIRDQEGLPCYGDERRSFLSRSEIDDDRQRSNPALWLVSRRRATEQSAYRSFTKPYTATAIDIDTDTHRELVYMVGDSGDIHIYDYDRAEHLVSIIGDGSRVTDLSLSPDGSRLAIVRRDSISLIDTWSLEYVWLIDQGDHQMKSDRICWHPSGDYLIAATFLSEDVTVSSALYVIDTRRGEIQTCVEVEYDGFIDLMFSHDGHTLIGTSFPYDEISRWDTNSWTRIESVIAETKAMFVAEVNPYSGDIAYQMFDTVPSTGEVDLRGPSIAVLRAGEEITDAAAGVSHPTNVVRINTQLVSGFAFHPDGERLAVGTVEGGVSIVGSESGRAPRYLGALSRRDVRDDVYLGWMAFDRSGRRLITVSICENETIVGVWDSADPTRQLDEQQAVRAAKMSAEEMIGTLWEETRGDASDVARMIRTNAEIDDRLRGEASKMLLRYIEGERRSRARRAAS; from the coding sequence ATGCCTGACCAGCCCGACCCACAACGCGTCCAAAAGCTCTTCGAGCAGGCGATGGACCTGCCGCCGGACGAGCGCCCGTCCTTCATCCTCGACGCGGTCGGCGACGACGAGGCGCTCGGCGAGGAAGTGGCGGCGCTCGTCGAAGCCGCCGAGGCGGCCGACGGCGAGGGCTTTTTGCAGGTGCCGGCCGACCGGCTGATGGCCAAGCCGCCGACCGAGTTCGACGGCTTCGGCAAGACGGAGAAGAAAGGCCAACTGATCGGCCGGTACAAGCTGCTCCAACGCCTCGGCGAGGGCGGCATGGGCAGCGTCTGGATGGCCGAGCAGACGAGCCCGGTCGTCCGGCGAGTCGCCCTAAAAGTCATCAAGCTCGGCATGGACACGATGGCCGTCGTCGCCCGCTTCGAGGCCGAGCGGCAGGCGCTGGCCTTGATGGACCACCCGCACATCGCCCGCGTGCTGGACGCCGGCGTGACCGACACGGGCCGGCCGTACTTCGTCATGGACCTCGTCCGCGGCGACCCGATCACGGCGTACGCCGACAAGCACAGCCTCGACATCCCCGCCCGCCTCGACCTGTTCCGCCAGGTCTGCAGCGCCGTCCAGCACGCCCACCAAAAAGGCGTCATCCACCGCGACCTCAAGCCCGCCAACGTGCTCGTCGCCACCGAGGACGGCCGGCCCTTCGCCAAGGTCATTGACTTCGGCATCGCCAAGGCGATCAGCCAACGGCTGACCGAAAAGACGCTCTTCACCGCCCACGGCGGCATGATCGGCACGCTCGAATACATGAGCCCCGAACAGGCCGACGGCAGCCTCGACGTCGACACCCGCAGCGACGTCTACTCGCTGGGCGTCATCCTCTATGAACTGCTCACCGGCACCACGCCCCTAGATCACACGCGCTTTGCCAAAGGTGCTATCGACGAATGGCAACGCATCATCCGCGAGGAAGAGCCGCCGAAGCCAAGTACGCGGGTGTCGACGAGCCTCGTCACCTCGCCCGAGATCGCCAAGCACCGACGGTCTGAACCAAAACGCTTGGGACTGCTGATGCGCGGCGAGCTTGACTGGATGGTGATGAAGGCGCTCGAGAAGGACCGATCCCGGCGGTACGACTCGGCCGGCAATTTCGCCGACGATGTCGAACGACATGCAGCGGGCGACCCCGTCGAGGCCGCCCCGCCTTCACACATCTATCAACTCCGCAAGCTCGTTCGCCGCCATCGCGGCCCCGTCGTCGCCGCAGCGTCGGTCTTGATCGCACTGCTTTTGGGACTGCTTTCCACCTCGGTTTTCGCTACACACGCGATTCGAGAGGGCCAGCGGGCTGACGAAGAAGCCGAAGTCGCAGTCCTTCGACGCAATGAATCGATCGCTGCCGCCCGAGCAGCCAACGAAGCGCGGAACGAAGCCGTCGAACGACTTAACGAGAACAAGAGACTCAGCTACGCCAACACGCTCTCATTCGTGTCCGCCTCACTCGATGACTTCCGACCCGGTGATGCGTTCGAGTGGCTTGAAAAGACGCCCGAAGATGTCAGGGGTTGGGAATGGGGCGTTCTTCGGAACAAAGCAGCGGCCCTCCAAGCCGACAGGTGGTGGACACCCGCAATTGAGGAATTCTCGACAGAGTTGCTTGGCGTCGTCGTCGGTATCGACATCGACACGAGCGAAGACGGCACCGTTCTCGCCGCGATCGACGACACGGGACGTCTACGGGTCTGGGACATCAGCCGCTCGCCTTGGAATCTCAAGCCCGACCTAGAAACCACTGCGGGCGAAGGAAGTGCCACGACACCGATCGCGATGACCGCTGATGGCTCACTTGTCGCAGTCGGGGGAGCGGACGGCCATGTGAGGCTGTTCAATGTCGTCCAGCCAACGAGTGAACCGCGACATTTCGTTGTCAGCCAAAGTCACGTGGCCGAGGTCCGATTCCGTCCAAACCGTTCGCAGATCGCGGCCCTGTCCGTCGACGGCAAGCTGAAGATTTGGGATTTCTCAGATCACTCCCTCTTCTTCGAACGATCGATCAAAGACGTAGATAGGTTACAACTTGCCTTTTCGCAAGGCGGCCGCCACGTGCATGTCATGTTTAACATTGATAATCAGTCTACCGGGGCGCAATCCTGGACAGTCGACAGCGGCCGCCACATCGAAAACGCGGAGCTTTCACTTTTGCTGGACAATTTTGTTATTCCAACGGACCTTCGACGGTTTCGGCCATATTCAAAAGGCGGTCGCCGAAGCCTCGGCACTCCCCGGTCACCGCGTCTGTCAATCGAGCCATTGCAATCGGACAGCATTCGTGACCAAGAGGGCCTACCATGTTACGGCGATGAACGCCGTTCGTTTTTATCTAGATCGGAGATCGACGATGATCGGCAACGGTCGAACCCAGCACTCTGGCTCGTCTCACGGCGCCGTGCGACCGAGCAGTCCGCGTACCGTTCGTTCACAAAACCCTATACCGCAACTGCCATCGATATAGACACTGATACGCATCGAGAGCTTGTCTACATGGTCGGCGACAGCGGAGATATTCACATCTACGACTATGATAGGGCCGAACATCTGGTATCGATCATTGGCGACGGTAGTCGTGTCACGGACTTATCTCTGTCACCTGATGGATCACGACTTGCAATCGTACGACGCGATTCTATATCGCTCATTGATACATGGTCTCTTGAATACGTTTGGTTGATAGATCAAGGTGATCATCAGATGAAGTCAGATCGGATTTGCTGGCATCCGAGTGGGGACTATTTGATTGCTGCGACGTTCTTATCAGAGGATGTCACGGTCAGCTCAGCACTGTACGTTATCGATACTCGACGTGGAGAGATACAGACATGTGTCGAAGTCGAGTACGATGGCTTCATCGATCTAATGTTCTCTCACGACGGTCATACTCTAATTGGGACGTCGTTTCCGTACGATGAGATCAGTCGCTGGGACACAAATTCGTGGACCCGAATCGAGAGCGTAATAGCTGAGACGAAAGCTATGTTCGTTGCCGAGGTCAATCCATACTCGGGCGACATTGCCTATCAGATGTTCGACACGGTTCCCTCGACCGGTGAAGTCGACCTCCGTGGACCCTCGATCGCTGTTTTGAGAGCTGGCGAAGAGATTACAGACGCTGCTGCCGGAGTCAGCCATCCCACTAACGTCGTTCGGATCAATACTCAACTGGTAAGTGGGTTCGCATTCCATCCAGACGGGGAACGACTGGCTGTCGGTACGGTGGAAGGAGGCGTGTCAATTGTTGGCAGCGAAAGCGGTCGTGCTCCGCGATACCTCGGCGCCCTATCTCGACGAGACGTCAGAGACGACGTGTACCTCGGTTGGATGGCGTTCGACCGAAGCGGTCGAAGGCTCATTACTGTCTCTATCTGCGAGAATGAGACGATTGTGGGCGTTTGGGACTCCGCTGATCCAACACGGCAACTGGATGAGCAGCAAGCGGTCAGGGCAGCCAAGATGTCAGCAGAAGAGATGATTGGCACGCTCTGGGAGGAGACCCGGGGCGACGCATCGGACGTCGCTCGAATGATCCGGACGAACGCCGAGATCGACGACAGACTGCGAGGCGAAGCCAGCAAAATGCTTTTGCGATATATTGAAGGTGAACGTCGATCCCGCGCGCGGAGAGCCGCAAGCTGA
- a CDS encoding sigma-70 family RNA polymerase sigma factor, with amino-acid sequence MNELLRAEQDVWYRYAVSILRRRDAACDATQETGLRFIREIARFDGRSSVRTWGLGIALNVCREMQRRVPFTNHDAAEPVDRQPAPAAVADTAEQIDAVRLAVLHLSDRQREAVVLRHFEQLSVRDTAAVMGCAEGTVKATLSQAMSNLKLKLGAFE; translated from the coding sequence TTGAACGAGCTCCTTCGAGCAGAGCAGGACGTGTGGTATCGCTATGCCGTTTCGATCCTTCGTCGCCGTGATGCTGCGTGTGACGCGACGCAAGAGACTGGCCTGCGGTTCATCCGCGAGATCGCGAGGTTCGACGGCAGGAGTTCTGTGCGAACCTGGGGATTGGGCATCGCATTGAACGTTTGTCGCGAGATGCAACGCCGCGTTCCTTTCACGAATCACGACGCGGCCGAGCCCGTCGACCGACAGCCTGCTCCTGCGGCTGTTGCCGACACGGCCGAACAAATTGACGCCGTGCGTTTGGCAGTGCTGCACCTGTCCGACCGTCAACGAGAGGCGGTCGTGCTTCGGCACTTTGAGCAGCTCTCGGTCCGCGACACAGCGGCCGTGATGGGCTGCGCCGAGGGGACTGTCAAAGCGACCCTCAGCCAAGCGATGAGCAACCTGAAACTCAAGCTGGGAGCCTTTGAATGA
- a CDS encoding G8 domain-containing protein, with the protein MADHSQMPALLLVPIESATHVAIADGAWSNPATWRDNTVPTDNADVHVPEGVTVTIDGVITEAILTVRLDGTLRFATDVDTELRVDTLVSAMTGVLEIGTAANPVAEDVTARVVVADTGAIDRTWDPRLLSRGALLHGRTFIHGEERTAFLALDGGASAGSTELTLTAEPTGWRVGDVITVAGTDPADPAGDELVTITALDGNVVTIDRPLATDHVAPRPDLDVHVANLTRNVVFTSENTAIDRRGHVMFMHTNDVDARYVAFEGLGRTDKSIDLQDWRLITGSEESIGTERTEVDELGGFNVRGRYTVHFHRGGPSGAPAIVQGAVVRDDPGWAYVNHSSNVDFLDNVAHNTTGAAFNTEAGDEVGSFVGNIAIRTINPNGNPNPPDTEVNEDQSPDFRVLTQDFGWQGDGFWFHGAGVTVEDNVVSGATGHGFIYWTLGLVERGLGENMVDVGNLPNGELIGPDGTLVRSKQVPVPSFDGNATYNAPKGLVVAYLHTDNRDGNDQFYVDEGIIAGVPDAYENRLHSTFTDFTAWNVSLSGIAAPYSGRLTFENVNLFGTGVEDSVGIKLDQFSNENDITVRDVTLEGFAVGIAAQRQGDAVIDNAEIAAPVGIRINAPDRGPRNLEIRDVEFLPPGPLFDGADIDYADDGIGILMDISRDLGLAGGLFGDDAFFDEEQLNNVPPILLPDRIVLDIPGFENVGLYFPQQAGDFVPVPAGGELAEYVRPELIELTNQQLQDEFGTSVSDALLPDAAEEAVFLVGGLVGPALPDVDPVLPPLDPYWADYLEEIGAEIVSEASSAGSGGDEDDNDYEHRNDEEDVTELDKQERGVTTFWTDLEDVLSIVLCGDEMRFGLHTVTQFFDRSGVDRIKLFTEEADDRVDFSGIDIDTRGLMDIDADAVTVGSANGTTTGTAGRDRLFGESGADRFGGNDSRDVLFGKAEWPDNRDADRRAGGFDDLDDIPPLQRLR; encoded by the coding sequence ATGGCCGACCACAGCCAGATGCCCGCATTGCTGTTGGTCCCGATCGAGTCGGCGACGCACGTTGCGATCGCCGATGGGGCTTGGTCGAATCCCGCGACTTGGCGGGACAACACTGTCCCGACTGACAATGCCGACGTTCACGTGCCAGAGGGCGTCACCGTCACGATTGATGGGGTGATCACTGAGGCAATCTTGACGGTCCGCCTCGACGGCACGCTCCGGTTCGCCACGGACGTCGACACCGAGCTTCGGGTCGACACGCTCGTCAGCGCGATGACCGGCGTGTTGGAAATCGGCACGGCGGCGAATCCGGTCGCCGAGGATGTGACGGCACGCGTTGTCGTCGCCGACACCGGTGCGATCGACCGAACGTGGGACCCGCGGCTGCTGAGTCGGGGCGCGTTGCTCCACGGCCGGACCTTCATCCACGGCGAGGAGAGGACGGCGTTCCTCGCGCTTGATGGCGGTGCATCGGCCGGGTCGACCGAACTCACACTCACCGCCGAGCCGACGGGCTGGCGGGTCGGCGACGTCATCACGGTCGCCGGCACCGACCCGGCCGACCCGGCTGGCGACGAGCTCGTCACGATCACCGCGCTCGACGGCAACGTCGTCACGATCGACCGACCACTTGCCACCGACCACGTCGCCCCGCGGCCCGACCTGGACGTCCACGTCGCCAACCTCACACGCAACGTCGTCTTCACCTCCGAGAACACCGCGATCGACCGGCGTGGCCACGTGATGTTCATGCACACCAACGATGTCGACGCCAGGTACGTTGCCTTCGAAGGGTTGGGCCGGACTGATAAGTCAATCGATCTGCAGGACTGGCGGTTGATCACCGGGTCGGAGGAATCGATCGGCACGGAACGGACTGAGGTGGATGAGCTCGGCGGGTTCAACGTGCGCGGCCGGTACACCGTCCACTTCCATCGTGGCGGTCCGTCGGGTGCGCCGGCAATCGTGCAAGGTGCCGTCGTCCGCGACGACCCGGGCTGGGCCTACGTCAACCACTCGTCCAACGTCGACTTCCTCGACAACGTCGCCCACAACACGACTGGCGCCGCGTTCAACACCGAGGCCGGCGACGAGGTCGGATCGTTCGTCGGCAACATCGCCATCCGAACGATCAACCCGAATGGCAACCCCAATCCGCCCGACACCGAGGTTAACGAAGATCAGTCGCCCGACTTCCGCGTCCTCACTCAGGACTTCGGCTGGCAGGGTGACGGGTTCTGGTTCCACGGTGCCGGCGTCACCGTCGAGGACAACGTCGTCTCCGGCGCGACCGGCCACGGCTTCATCTACTGGACCCTCGGCCTGGTCGAACGCGGCCTCGGCGAGAACATGGTTGACGTTGGCAACCTCCCGAACGGCGAACTCATCGGCCCTGACGGCACACTCGTCCGCAGTAAGCAGGTCCCCGTTCCCAGCTTCGACGGCAACGCGACCTACAACGCCCCCAAGGGCCTTGTCGTGGCCTATCTCCACACCGACAACCGCGACGGCAACGATCAGTTCTACGTCGACGAGGGGATCATCGCCGGCGTGCCGGACGCTTACGAGAACAGGCTGCATTCGACCTTCACCGACTTCACCGCATGGAACGTCTCCCTCTCCGGCATCGCCGCGCCGTACTCCGGCCGGCTTACGTTCGAGAATGTCAATCTCTTTGGCACCGGCGTAGAGGACTCCGTCGGCATCAAGCTTGACCAGTTTTCGAACGAGAACGACATCACGGTCCGCGACGTCACCCTGGAGGGCTTCGCTGTCGGCATCGCGGCCCAGCGGCAAGGTGACGCCGTCATCGACAACGCAGAGATCGCCGCTCCGGTCGGCATTCGCATCAACGCCCCAGACCGTGGGCCACGAAACCTGGAGATCCGGGACGTCGAGTTTCTCCCGCCGGGTCCGTTGTTCGACGGGGCCGACATCGACTATGCCGACGACGGCATCGGCATCCTGATGGACATCTCGCGCGACCTCGGCCTCGCCGGTGGCCTGTTTGGCGATGATGCGTTCTTCGACGAGGAACAACTCAACAACGTGCCACCGATCTTGCTTCCGGACCGGATCGTCCTCGACATCCCCGGCTTCGAGAACGTCGGGCTCTACTTCCCCCAGCAAGCCGGCGATTTCGTGCCAGTACCGGCGGGCGGCGAACTCGCGGAGTACGTCCGGCCCGAACTGATTGAACTGACCAACCAGCAACTTCAAGACGAGTTCGGCACGTCCGTCTCCGACGCACTCCTGCCCGACGCGGCCGAGGAAGCGGTCTTCCTCGTCGGCGGGCTCGTGGGTCCGGCCTTGCCAGACGTGGACCCGGTCCTCCCGCCGCTTGACCCTTACTGGGCTGATTACCTGGAAGAGATCGGTGCTGAGATTGTCAGCGAAGCGTCAAGTGCGGGCAGCGGTGGCGATGAAGACGACAATGATTACGAGCACCGCAACGACGAAGAGGACGTCACCGAGTTGGATAAGCAAGAGCGCGGCGTCACGACCTTCTGGACCGATCTCGAGGACGTCCTCTCGATCGTGCTTTGTGGCGATGAAATGCGCTTCGGGCTACACACCGTCACGCAGTTCTTCGATCGATCCGGTGTTGATCGCATCAAGCTGTTCACGGAGGAAGCCGACGACCGGGTCGACTTCTCAGGCATCGACATCGATACGCGCGGGTTGATGGACATCGACGCTGACGCCGTGACTGTGGGCAGCGCGAACGGCACGACCACCGGCACAGCTGGCCGCGATCGCCTGTTCGGTGAATCCGGTGCCGACCGCTTCGGTGGCAATGACTCTCGCGACGTGCTCTTCGGCAAAGCCGAATGGCCAGACAATCGAGATGCCGACAGACGCGCCGGCGGCTTCGATGATCTGGACGACATCCCACCACTACAACGGCTCCGATGA
- a CDS encoding S41 family peptidase — protein sequence GNDLWTVERAGGVARPLASPPGQELFPKFSPDGQTIAFVGNYDGDRDLYLIDSFGGLAQRLTYHPSNELLCDWAGDNRLLFSAGGRSHRPQPRQTRQLYFLDVDNPAQQEELPVPYGVNASLGEDGKTLAYTPNSRDFRTWKRYTGGLATDIWLYDLEDNTATPATDWEGTDTAPMMFGGKLYYLSDRIDDANDTGRLNLFEYDPTTQEIRRITNHTDWDVKFPSMGPGPDGNGEIVYQYGSDLYLVGLDEGAKPTAVKVQIPGATPKLAGRTVDAAEFVGSAAIGPTGKRVLIEGRGDIFSVPAETGFVRPITDSPASAERYPAWSPNGRWVLFSSDADGEYNLYLRRADAPAGMGEATKLTDLTGRFWSAGQWSPDASKIAISDQTGRLTLITFPADEPEETGDEDATTNPDEAEAVDPNVPPTPESVVEIDSNPTGSPITVSWSADSRWLTYSRGDDVAYTSGVYLYDTTADEPEPLKVTSDFFNATSPAFDREGDWLYFVSSMDFRGPSYEQAGTTFVYDNLDRLIAVPLREDVENPMLPELDEEEIEEPEAKEEEENEEPPTTQPATQPADEAEADEADDAEADDEEDAGIAFDAESPIHANWSGELRGLGAMGAPDPSPFTMTIFAYADGSFAGNSTADGETTDFDSVDFADGTFTSTSTQGPITATMTGTLDGDELTGTWEAAMNGQALVDGTWSATRSGPISDEDVAEAAESGGSSSGDVDPVEIDLDGFEERAMLLPVSKGSFGNLAVNDKNQLLYVRQADGVSSIKLFDLSDDDPEEGNVVSGIISAGSFWPGFQMSADGKKLLVGAPRPGQFGVLLGGGRQVGMAVLNASKGQSISKLVPTAGMEKRLENPRDEWRGLVTDAWRRNRDFFYVENMHGVDWPAVLDQYLPMVDDATSREDVGYIIGEMIGELNVGHAYGWGGDSDESQPSRNVGLLGADFEPAGESAFKFVKILSGAPYDHDAKGPLTMPGVDVEPGEFLLAVNGRPVDATQSVYKPFLNLAGRLTTLTVSDKPELDDENENQRDVTVRPIANETSLRFRDWITHNRQLVAEKTDGRVGYIYVPNTGIEGQNELFRQFHGQMHLDGLVIDERWNGGGQIPTRFIELLNRPRTNYWARRDGRDWAWPPISHQGVQAMLINGNAGSGGDMFPWLFKRAELGPLVGTRTWGGLVGITQMPPLIDTGYVAVPSFGFYETDGTWGIEGHGVDPDIEVIDDPSKMADGTDPQLEAAIDYVMAELEAGRGYSPADRPADPDRRAVGITESDK from the coding sequence ACCTCTACCTCATCGACAGCTTCGGCGGCCTCGCCCAGCGGCTCACGTACCACCCGAGCAACGAGCTCCTCTGCGACTGGGCCGGCGACAATCGCCTGCTCTTCAGCGCCGGCGGTCGCAGCCACCGTCCGCAGCCGCGGCAGACCAGGCAGCTCTACTTCCTCGACGTCGACAACCCCGCCCAGCAGGAAGAGCTGCCCGTGCCGTACGGCGTCAACGCCAGCCTCGGCGAAGACGGCAAGACCCTCGCCTACACGCCCAACTCCCGCGACTTCCGCACCTGGAAGCGGTACACCGGCGGCCTCGCGACCGACATCTGGCTCTACGACCTCGAGGACAACACCGCAACACCAGCCACTGATTGGGAGGGCACCGACACCGCCCCGATGATGTTCGGCGGCAAGCTCTACTACCTCAGCGACCGCATCGACGACGCCAACGACACCGGACGACTCAACCTCTTCGAGTACGACCCGACTACGCAAGAAATCCGCCGCATCACGAACCACACCGACTGGGACGTCAAGTTCCCCAGCATGGGCCCCGGCCCCGACGGCAACGGCGAGATCGTCTACCAGTACGGCAGCGACCTCTACCTCGTCGGCCTCGACGAAGGGGCTAAGCCGACGGCAGTGAAGGTGCAGATTCCGGGTGCGACGCCGAAGCTCGCCGGTCGCACCGTCGACGCCGCCGAGTTCGTCGGCTCGGCCGCCATCGGCCCGACGGGCAAGCGCGTGCTCATCGAAGGCCGCGGCGACATCTTCAGCGTCCCGGCCGAAACCGGCTTCGTTCGGCCGATCACCGACTCGCCCGCATCGGCCGAGCGTTACCCAGCCTGGAGCCCCAACGGCCGATGGGTGCTCTTCAGCAGCGACGCCGATGGCGAGTACAACCTCTACCTCCGCCGTGCCGACGCCCCGGCGGGCATGGGCGAGGCGACGAAGCTCACCGACCTGACCGGCCGCTTCTGGTCCGCCGGCCAGTGGTCGCCGGATGCCAGCAAGATCGCCATCAGCGACCAGACCGGCCGACTGACGTTGATCACGTTCCCCGCCGACGAGCCGGAAGAGACCGGCGACGAGGACGCAACGACCAATCCAGACGAGGCCGAAGCCGTCGACCCGAACGTCCCGCCGACACCCGAGAGCGTCGTCGAGATCGACAGCAACCCGACCGGCAGCCCGATCACCGTGAGCTGGTCGGCCGACTCCCGCTGGCTCACCTACAGCCGCGGCGACGACGTCGCCTACACGTCGGGCGTCTACCTCTACGACACGACCGCCGACGAGCCCGAGCCTCTGAAGGTCACGAGCGACTTCTTCAACGCCACCAGCCCGGCCTTCGATCGCGAGGGCGACTGGCTCTACTTCGTCTCGTCGATGGACTTCCGAGGCCCCAGCTACGAGCAGGCGGGCACGACGTTCGTCTACGACAATCTCGACCGCCTCATCGCCGTGCCGCTGCGCGAGGACGTCGAGAACCCGATGCTCCCCGAGCTTGACGAGGAAGAGATCGAAGAACCCGAAGCCAAAGAGGAAGAAGAGAACGAAGAGCCCCCAACGACGCAGCCCGCCACGCAACCGGCAGACGAAGCGGAAGCTGACGAGGCCGACGACGCCGAAGCGGACGACGAAGAAGACGCCGGCATCGCCTTCGACGCCGAGTCGCCCATCCACGCCAACTGGTCCGGCGAATTGCGTGGCCTCGGAGCGATGGGTGCTCCCGATCCGTCCCCCTTCACGATGACCATCTTCGCCTACGCCGACGGCTCCTTCGCCGGCAACAGCACTGCTGACGGCGAAACCACCGACTTCGACTCCGTCGACTTCGCCGACGGCACGTTCACCTCAACAAGCACGCAAGGCCCGATCACGGCAACGATGACGGGCACGCTCGACGGCGACGAACTCACGGGAACCTGGGAAGCCGCCATGAACGGCCAAGCCCTCGTCGACGGCACCTGGAGCGCAACACGCTCCGGTCCCATCTCCGACGAAGACGTGGCCGAAGCTGCCGAATCCGGCGGATCATCGAGTGGCGACGTCGACCCGGTCGAGATCGACCTCGACGGCTTTGAAGAACGGGCCATGCTCCTGCCCGTCTCGAAAGGCTCGTTCGGCAACCTCGCCGTCAACGACAAGAACCAGCTTCTCTACGTCCGTCAGGCCGACGGCGTCTCGAGCATCAAGCTCTTCGACCTCTCTGACGACGATCCCGAAGAGGGCAACGTCGTCAGCGGCATCATCTCGGCCGGCTCGTTCTGGCCCGGCTTCCAGATGTCGGCGGACGGCAAGAAGCTCCTCGTCGGCGCTCCGCGCCCCGGCCAATTCGGAGTGCTCCTGGGCGGCGGACGGCAGGTCGGCATGGCCGTCCTCAACGCCAGCAAAGGCCAGTCGATCAGCAAGCTCGTGCCCACAGCCGGCATGGAAAAGCGCCTCGAGAACCCGCGCGACGAGTGGCGCGGCCTCGTGACCGACGCCTGGCGACGCAATCGCGATTTCTTTTACGTCGAGAACATGCACGGCGTCGATTGGCCCGCCGTCCTCGACCAGTACCTGCCGATGGTCGACGACGCCACCAGCCGTGAAGACGTCGGCTACATCATCGGTGAGATGATCGGCGAGCTCAACGTCGGCCACGCCTACGGCTGGGGCGGCGACTCCGACGAGAGTCAGCCCAGCCGCAACGTCGGCCTGCTCGGGGCCGACTTCGAACCCGCCGGCGAGTCGGCCTTCAAGTTCGTCAAGATCCTCAGCGGCGCGCCGTACGACCACGACGCCAAGGGCCCGCTGACCATGCCCGGCGTCGACGTCGAGCCGGGCGAGTTCCTCCTCGCCGTCAACGGCCGCCCGGTCGACGCGACGCAGAGCGTCTACAAGCCGTTCCTCAACCTCGCCGGCCGGCTGACGACGCTCACTGTCAGCGACAAGCCCGAGCTGGACGACGAGAACGAGAACCAGCGCGACGTCACGGTCCGTCCCATCGCGAACGAAACGTCGCTCCGCTTCCGCGACTGGATCACCCACAATCGCCAGCTCGTCGCCGAGAAGACCGACGGCCGCGTCGGCTACATCTACGTGCCCAACACCGGCATCGAGGGCCAGAACGAGCTGTTCCGCCAGTTCCACGGACAGATGCACCTCGACGGCCTCGTCATCGACGAACGGTGGAACGGCGGCGGGCAGATCCCGACGCGGTTCATCGAGCTGCTCAACCGCCCGCGGACCAACTACTGGGCCCGCCGCGACGGCCGCGACTGGGCCTGGCCGCCCATCTCCCACCAGGGCGTGCAGGCGATGCTCATCAACGGCAACGCCGGCTCCGGCGGCGACATGTTCCCCTGGCTATTCAAGCGTGCCGAGCTCGGCCCGCTCGTCGGCACCCGCACCTGGGGCGGCCTCGTCGGCATCACCCAGATGCCCCCACTCATCGACACCGGCTACGTCGCCGTCCCCAGCTTCGGCTTCTACGAAACCGACGGCACCTGGGGCATCGAAGGCCACGGCGTCGACCCGGACATCGAGGTCATCGACGACCCGTCGAAGATGGCCGACGGCACCGATCCCCAACTCGAAGCCGCCATCGACTACGTGATGGCCGAACTCGAAGCCGGCCGCGGCTACTCACCCGCCGACCGACCCGCCGACCCCGACCGCCGCGCCGTCGGCATCACGGAATCGGACAAGTAG